From Brienomyrus brachyistius isolate T26 unplaced genomic scaffold, BBRACH_0.4 scaffold58, whole genome shotgun sequence, a single genomic window includes:
- the LOC125724981 gene encoding transmembrane protein 47-like has translation MSAEEAYVARPFRLIALFCAFLALCLDAVALWSPSWVTAESFSLSLWESCRRAASAWRCTSTLRSDWQVATLVLLLAASAMTLSAFIVALISLCRGTRRKCCRTAAVFLFTAVVLQACALVLYPIKFIDGSVLQTYHEFNWGYGVAWGATVFMLGGGVLFCVRLGAYEAPLY, from the exons ATGTCGGCAGAGGAGGCGTACGTGGCGCGCCCGTTCAGGTTGATCGCGCTGTTTTGCGCTTTCCTCGCCCTGTGTCTGGACGCCGTGGCTCTCTGGAGCCCCTCCTGGGTGACCGCCGAGAGCTTCTCGCTGTCGCTGTGGGAGTCCTGCAGGAGAGCCGCGTCCGCCTGGCGCTGCACCTCCACGCTCAGATCCG ACTGGCAGGTGGCCACCCTGGTGCTGCTCCTGGCGGCATCTGCGATGACCCTGTCGGCCTTCATCGTCGCCCTGATCTCGCTGTGTCGGGGCACTCGCAGGAAGTGCTGTCGCACGGCGGCCGTCTTCCTCTTCACCGCAG TGGTCCTCCAAGCCTGCGCGCTGGTCCTGTACCCCATCAAGTTCATCGACGGCTCGGTCCTGCAAACCTACCACGAGTTCAACTGGGGCTACGGGGTGGCCTGGGGGGCCACCGTCTTCATGCTGGGAGGCGGCGTCCTCTTCTGCGTCCGGCTGGGCGCGTACGAGGCCCCCCTTTACTGA